Proteins encoded by one window of Candidatus Woesearchaeota archaeon:
- a CDS encoding ribbon-helix-helix domain-containing protein — protein sequence MPTMKKDRLIHIRIGEQLRKDIEELIEQGIFSSQTELAREAIRTLILKYKEQYEKIGERKRK from the coding sequence ATGCCAACAATGAAGAAAGACCGGCTAATTCACATCAGGATAGGCGAGCAGCTCAGGAAAGACATAGAAGAGCTAATAGAACAGGGAATATTCTCAAGCCAAACCGAACTTGCCCGCGAGGCAATAAGGACTCTCATTCTCAAATACAAGGAGCAGTATGAAAAAATCGGAGAGAGAAAAAGAAAATAG